The Pseudomonas sp. MM223 genome segment AGGACATGATAGACCAATTACGCCCGGGAATGACCCGACGGCAAGTAAGGTTTATCATGGGCAACCCGCTGATTCAGGATACGTTCAACACCAACCGTTGGGATTACCTGTACAGCTTGCAGCCAGGTGGCGGTAAACGCCAGCAAGAGCGCATGAGCATCTTCTTCAACGAAAGCGACCAGCTGGTCAGCTTGTCTGGAGACTTCATGCCAGGCGTCAGCCGCGACCAGGAAATCCTCGGTGGCAGCAGCGACACCACGGTCAGCCCGGCCACCGAGCCAGGCCAGACAGAGCAACCAGCGGCTCAGCCCGAAGAAAAACCAGCCAAGCCAGGCTCGGTGGAAGAATCCATCCAGCGCGAAATCGACACCATCGAGACCACCCCGGTCCCGACCCCCGCACCGCTGGAAACCCGCTAAACGGGAACAGCAGATGCAAAAAAGCCCGGACCTGGTCCGGGCTTTTTGTTTGCGCCTTATGCGTCAGGCATTCAATTGCTTGGCACGCTGACAGAAGGCGTCGACCAGGGTGTTGGCCGCCTGATTGAACAGCGGGCCCAAGGTGGCGCGCACAATTGGCCCGGCATAGTCGAAGGACAAGTCCAGGCTGATCTTGCAGGCCTTTTCACCCAGCGGCTTGAACACCCACACGCCATGCAGCTGCGTGAACGGCCCTTCTTCAAGGTTCATCTCGATGGACTGCCCCGGCACCAGCACATTACGCGTAACGAAGTACTGGCTCATACCGCCCTTGGCCACCTCGAGCTTGGCGTGCATGTGCGTGTCGCTGGCGTCGATCACCGTCGAGGCCGAACACCACGGCAGAAACTCTGGGTAGCTGGCCACATCGTTGACCAGATCGTAGAGCGCCTGGGCGGGGTATGGCAGCAGGGCGGAGCGTTGAATATGGGTAGTCATCCAGGCGTCACTTCCAAGGCTGGGTGGCGGCGC includes the following:
- the ratA gene encoding Ribosome association toxin RatA (*Name ratA), whose translation is MTTHIQRSALLPYPAQALYDLVNDVASYPEFLPWCSASTVIDASDTHMHAKLEVAKGGMSQYFVTRNVLVPGQSIEMNLEEGPFTQLHGVWVFKPLGEKACKISLDLSFDYAGPIVRATLGPLFNQAANTLVDAFCQRAKQLNA
- the bamE gene encoding Outer membrane protein assembly factor BamE (*Name bamE), whose product is MQNTKLLLTSLTLVGLLALAGCSFPGVYKIDIQQGNVVTQDMIDQLRPGMTRRQVRFIMGNPLIQDTFNTNRWDYLYSLQPGGGKRQQERMSIFFNESDQLVSLSGDFMPGVSRDQEILGGSSDTTVSPATEPGQTEQPAAQPEEKPAKPGSVEESIQREIDTIETTPVPTPAPLETR